A single window of Deltaproteobacteria bacterium DNA harbors:
- a CDS encoding helix-turn-helix domain-containing protein produces MSFESKSNGAPVALLRRRLNMTQEEFAHAIGVTVSTVNRWENGHIEPSRLARKAMQVLAAQASIPVDLAGGGNGLLHKDS; encoded by the coding sequence ATGTCGTTCGAGAGCAAAAGTAATGGGGCACCAGTTGCGTTGCTGCGGCGGCGTCTGAACATGACGCAAGAGGAGTTCGCGCACGCGATCGGCGTGACTGTGTCGACCGTGAACCGCTGGGAGAATGGCCACATCGAACCGAGCCGCCTCGCCCGCAAGGCGATGCAGGTATTGGCCGCGCAGGCATCCATCCCGGTCGATCTAGCCGGCGGGGGAAATGGATTGCTCCACAAGGATTCGTAG
- a CDS encoding TlpA family protein disulfide reductase produces the protein MIKRWGAPLSILAAGLAAATYVQVGQGKRSGFPAPDFTLPDLSGRVYRLSDFRGKVVFLNVWATWCPPCRMEMPSMETLYRRLKGRDFVMLAVSQDEDGSASVQPYVEQAGLTFPVLVDPKGVVSRQFGVTGYPETFVIDRQGRVIEHTIGPENWETEQSYRYFVGLLQSDAGASQARADQPASGG, from the coding sequence ATGATCAAACGTTGGGGCGCGCCGCTGAGCATCCTAGCGGCCGGCTTGGCGGCGGCGACGTATGTCCAGGTCGGACAGGGCAAGCGTAGCGGGTTTCCCGCGCCCGACTTCACCCTCCCGGACTTGAGTGGGCGCGTCTATCGGTTGTCCGACTTCCGCGGCAAGGTGGTGTTCCTCAACGTCTGGGCAACATGGTGCCCGCCGTGCCGGATGGAGATGCCGTCGATGGAGACGCTCTATCGACGCCTCAAGGGCCGCGACTTCGTCATGCTCGCGGTCAGCCAAGACGAGGATGGGAGCGCGTCGGTGCAACCGTACGTCGAGCAGGCGGGGCTGACGTTTCCGGTTCTTGTCGATCCGAAGGGGGTGGTGTCGCGACAGTTTGGCGTGACCGGCTATCCTGAGACGTTCGTGATCGATCGCCAAGGACGCGTCATCGAACACACAATCGGTCCAGAGAATTGGGAGACAGAGCAGAGCTACCGCTACTTCGTGGGACTGTTGCAATCCGATGCTGGTGCAAGCCAGGCGCGTGCAGACCAACCGGCCAGCGGCGGGTGA
- a CDS encoding prolipoprotein diacylglyceryl transferase, with protein sequence MIPVIVDFGTLSVFGVKLHLAIYSYGMMMAIAFLTGAYLVGLELKRKGLPESAASTLVFWAAVGGLIGARLLTIFEEFSEFLHDPVRFIFTGAGFVWYGGLIGGFVAVTLAMRRLKLPFLQTVDCIAPTLALGHAIGRIGCQLAGDGDWGAVSTLPWAMTYPNAIVGWNYPPGVRVHPTPIYETIAYTVVFGILWSLRKRPHRDGALFWWYLVLASSLRFLVEFVRINPPVAGTLTQAQVISIVLVSIGVWRLIVAWAPSTGERSAVRSAS encoded by the coding sequence ATGATTCCAGTGATTGTCGATTTTGGCACGCTCAGTGTCTTCGGCGTCAAGCTCCATCTCGCCATCTACAGCTACGGGATGATGATGGCGATCGCGTTTCTTACGGGTGCCTATCTCGTCGGTCTGGAACTGAAGCGTAAAGGCCTGCCAGAGAGCGCCGCGTCGACGCTGGTGTTCTGGGCGGCAGTCGGCGGATTGATTGGCGCGCGGTTGCTGACAATCTTCGAAGAGTTTTCGGAGTTCTTGCACGACCCGGTGAGATTCATTTTTACCGGCGCCGGCTTTGTCTGGTACGGCGGACTCATCGGTGGATTCGTCGCCGTGACGCTGGCGATGCGTCGGCTGAAACTGCCGTTTTTGCAGACCGTCGATTGCATTGCGCCGACGTTGGCGCTTGGACATGCCATCGGCCGCATCGGTTGTCAGCTCGCGGGCGACGGTGATTGGGGGGCGGTGTCGACGCTGCCGTGGGCGATGACGTACCCCAATGCCATCGTCGGATGGAACTATCCGCCGGGCGTGCGGGTGCATCCGACGCCGATTTACGAGACCATTGCCTACACCGTGGTGTTCGGAATTCTTTGGTCGCTGCGCAAGCGCCCGCACCGCGATGGCGCGCTGTTCTGGTGGTATCTAGTGCTAGCGTCGAGTCTACGGTTTCTTGTTGAGTTTGTGCGCATCAATCCGCCGGTCGCCGGAACCCTGACGCAGGCGCAGGTCATTAGCATCGTCCTCGTGTCCATCGGCGTGTGGCGGCTGATCGTTGCGTGGGCGCCGAGCACCGGCGAACGTTCGGCCGTGCGGTCGGCTTCATGA
- a CDS encoding SLBB domain-containing protein — protein sequence MNKRRASDAHLVEELRRLADNPAPDHALRDLSHRTQTPLHRLHSLTTFFPQLGSLRAEETRVCGDLSCHLAEPGLLETLRAAGKRVSSSSCLGLCDQPAAVAIGDHVYGGFTSQHAVEAIANVTGAAAITAHSITRFIDPHDGGAHYATLRGFVAAGDPDSIIKELDASGLRGFGGAGFPTARKWQLVRAAHATEKFVVCNADESEPGTFKDRFLLEHYPHLIIEGLVIAALVVGARKAYVFLRHEYARQRERLVAALTAARAANAVGASVCGSECAVDIEIFDSPGGYICGEETALLEAMEGKRAEPRNRPPFPGVIGLWGQPTLINNVETLAWVPTILTRGGAWFAQQGCNGASGLKFIALSGHVTRPGVYEIPLGLTVRELIEEHGGGMSGQRRLKAFAPGGASSGFLPAACSNIALDFQPLAAAGSMLGSGAVIALAEGTCMVDAALSGLRFFRNESCGKCVPCRVGSEKLVGLAEALARGVARAADLDLVRELANTMEATSICGLGQAAPNPLLSVLKHFPDEVDAHLHGHCPARVCR from the coding sequence GTGAACAAGCGCCGCGCGTCCGATGCGCATCTCGTCGAAGAACTTCGCCGACTTGCCGACAACCCCGCACCTGACCACGCGCTGCGGGATCTGAGCCACCGCACGCAGACACCGCTTCACCGCCTGCACAGCCTTACAACCTTTTTCCCTCAATTGGGATCGTTACGTGCTGAGGAGACTCGCGTCTGTGGTGATCTCAGTTGTCATCTGGCCGAGCCGGGCTTGCTTGAAACATTACGTGCGGCCGGCAAGCGCGTGTCGTCGTCCTCGTGTCTCGGATTGTGCGACCAGCCCGCCGCGGTCGCGATCGGTGACCACGTGTACGGCGGGTTCACTTCACAACACGCCGTCGAAGCGATCGCGAACGTCACCGGTGCCGCTGCGATCACCGCACACTCGATCACTCGGTTCATTGACCCTCACGACGGCGGCGCACACTATGCGACGCTGCGCGGCTTCGTTGCCGCGGGCGATCCCGATTCCATTATCAAGGAACTCGACGCCAGTGGCCTGCGCGGCTTCGGTGGTGCGGGTTTTCCGACGGCGCGTAAGTGGCAACTGGTACGCGCCGCGCACGCTACTGAGAAGTTCGTCGTGTGCAACGCCGACGAGAGCGAACCCGGAACGTTCAAGGACCGCTTTCTGCTTGAACACTATCCGCACCTGATCATCGAAGGCCTGGTCATCGCCGCGCTCGTCGTCGGGGCCCGCAAGGCGTATGTCTTCTTGCGTCACGAGTACGCTCGCCAACGCGAACGATTGGTTGCCGCGTTGACGGCCGCTCGCGCCGCGAATGCGGTGGGAGCAAGCGTGTGTGGCTCCGAGTGTGCCGTCGACATCGAGATCTTCGATAGCCCGGGTGGCTACATTTGCGGCGAGGAGACCGCACTACTTGAAGCTATGGAAGGCAAACGCGCCGAACCACGCAATCGCCCGCCATTCCCGGGAGTGATCGGCTTGTGGGGCCAGCCGACGCTCATCAACAACGTCGAGACGCTCGCGTGGGTGCCGACGATTCTAACGCGCGGCGGGGCGTGGTTTGCCCAGCAAGGCTGCAATGGCGCATCCGGACTCAAGTTCATCGCGCTCAGCGGTCATGTCACACGCCCCGGCGTATACGAGATTCCGCTCGGCCTCACCGTGCGCGAGCTGATCGAGGAGCACGGCGGCGGCATGAGCGGACAGCGACGCCTCAAGGCGTTCGCCCCGGGCGGCGCATCGTCGGGATTCTTGCCCGCCGCGTGCAGCAACATCGCGCTCGACTTTCAACCGCTGGCCGCCGCCGGTTCGATGCTCGGTTCGGGCGCGGTGATCGCTCTCGCCGAGGGTACGTGCATGGTAGATGCCGCGCTCAGCGGGTTGCGGTTCTTTCGCAACGAGTCGTGCGGCAAATGCGTCCCCTGCCGCGTCGGGTCGGAGAAGCTCGTCGGACTGGCGGAGGCGCTGGCACGCGGGGTCGCGCGCGCCGCTGACCTTGATCTCGTGCGCGAGTTGGCGAACACGATGGAGGCTACGTCGATCTGTGGGCTCGGCCAAGCCGCGCCGAATCCGCTGCTGTCCGTGCTGAAGCACTTCCCCGATGAAGTTGACGCGCATCTCCATGGCCATTGCCCCGCCCGCGTGTGCCGATGA
- the fdhF gene encoding formate dehydrogenase subunit alpha, with protein sequence MSMIRLSIDGRAANVRAGTTIWAAAQQSGIQIPVLCHDPQLRPVGVCRVCTVDVQGARTLQAACVRPVEDGMVVRTATASVLRARRTLVELLLADHPSPCAKEQVGHCALEHLGRDLGIGLPRFAARAWHDHDDTSSPVIAVDHRACILCDRCIRACNEVQSNEVIGRAEKGYATRIAFDLGQPMGNSTCVSCGECAAACPTGALIDKPVTQPRVDSPSRSPELLVDSVCPYCGVGCAIQYHVRDGTLVQVSGRADSPVNQGRLCVKGRYGFDYAHHPQRLTVPLIRRSDRYPKGALSPEVRGDERGHRPGGLVNYDDVLPAFREATWDEALDLIATRLRTIKETHGGAALAGFGSAKCSNEDNYIFQKLVRAVFGTNNVDHCTRLCHASSVAALMETIGSGAVSNVFADVALADVVLVIGSNATENHPVAATFMKAAAKRGSTLIVIDPRRPPLADHADYYLRFKPGTDVALLNGLMHVIIRDRLVNADFVRDRTEGFDALRTTVQHYPPDVVARITGVPADIIETVAGCYGRARGAMIFWGMGISQHTTGTDNARCLISLALMTGNIGRPGTGLHPLRGQNNVQGASDVGLIPMVFTDYQSVTDPAVRASFERAWGVPLDPNPGLTVVEIMSAAQAGTIRGMLMMGENPFLSDPNTNKVRKALAALDFLAVQDIFLTETAEFADVILPATSFAEKEGTYTNTDRRVQLGRKAVEPPGQARTDWQILCDIATRMGYPMRYQNAEEIFREMTSLTPSYAGLSYERLGSIGMLWPCPSPTEPGTAVLFTEQFPRGKGKFVPAEFAPAKELPDDKYPYVLNTGRLLEHWHTGTMTRRSKALDALEPEAYAELHPEDLRSLGLDEHDLARISSRRGAITIKVHAGERTAQGSVFIPFHFREAAANVLTIDALDPFGKIPEFKFCAVRIERAR encoded by the coding sequence ATGAGCATGATTCGGCTCAGCATCGACGGCCGCGCTGCCAACGTTCGTGCCGGCACCACGATTTGGGCCGCCGCCCAGCAGTCGGGCATTCAGATTCCCGTGCTCTGCCACGATCCGCAGCTCCGCCCCGTCGGCGTATGTCGCGTCTGCACCGTCGACGTGCAAGGCGCGCGTACGCTCCAAGCCGCCTGCGTCCGCCCCGTCGAGGACGGCATGGTCGTGCGTACCGCGACTGCCTCGGTGCTGCGGGCGCGTCGTACGCTCGTCGAGCTGCTGCTCGCGGATCACCCTTCGCCGTGCGCCAAAGAACAAGTCGGCCACTGCGCACTGGAGCACCTCGGCCGCGATCTCGGTATAGGGCTACCGCGCTTCGCCGCACGCGCCTGGCACGACCATGACGACACCTCGTCGCCTGTGATCGCCGTCGACCACCGCGCGTGCATTCTGTGCGACCGCTGCATCCGCGCCTGCAACGAAGTGCAATCGAATGAAGTCATCGGCCGTGCCGAAAAGGGCTATGCCACGCGGATTGCCTTCGACCTTGGTCAACCGATGGGCAACTCGACCTGCGTCTCATGCGGCGAATGCGCCGCTGCGTGTCCAACCGGCGCACTGATCGATAAGCCGGTCACGCAGCCGCGGGTGGACTCTCCTTCGCGTAGCCCAGAGCTTCTGGTCGATTCGGTCTGTCCCTACTGCGGCGTCGGCTGCGCGATTCAGTACCACGTTCGCGACGGCACCCTTGTGCAAGTTTCAGGACGCGCGGACAGCCCGGTGAATCAGGGCCGGTTGTGTGTGAAGGGTCGCTATGGATTCGACTACGCACACCATCCGCAGCGCCTCACCGTGCCGTTGATCCGCCGGTCCGACCGCTACCCGAAGGGTGCGCTCTCTCCGGAGGTGCGCGGCGACGAACGCGGGCACCGACCCGGCGGACTGGTAAACTACGACGATGTGTTGCCCGCGTTTCGCGAGGCGACATGGGACGAAGCGCTCGATCTGATCGCCACGCGCTTGCGAACGATCAAAGAGACCCACGGCGGCGCGGCGCTCGCCGGTTTCGGATCGGCCAAGTGTTCGAACGAGGACAACTACATCTTCCAGAAACTCGTCCGCGCGGTGTTCGGCACGAACAACGTCGATCACTGCACGCGGCTGTGCCACGCGTCGTCGGTCGCCGCGCTGATGGAGACTATCGGCTCGGGCGCGGTCTCCAACGTGTTCGCCGACGTCGCGCTTGCCGACGTGGTGCTCGTCATTGGATCCAACGCCACCGAGAACCATCCAGTCGCCGCGACCTTCATGAAGGCTGCCGCCAAACGTGGCTCGACGTTGATCGTCATCGACCCGCGCCGTCCGCCACTCGCAGATCACGCCGATTACTACCTGCGCTTCAAGCCTGGCACCGATGTCGCGCTCCTCAACGGCCTGATGCACGTCATCATTCGAGACAGATTGGTGAACGCCGACTTCGTGCGCGACCGCACCGAAGGCTTCGACGCGCTACGCACAACGGTGCAGCACTATCCTCCCGATGTCGTCGCCCGCATCACCGGTGTGCCCGCCGACATCATCGAGACCGTCGCGGGCTGCTACGGCCGCGCGCGCGGCGCAATGATTTTCTGGGGCATGGGCATCTCTCAGCACACCACGGGCACGGACAATGCGCGCTGCCTCATCTCGCTCGCGTTGATGACCGGCAACATCGGCCGGCCGGGCACCGGGCTGCATCCGCTGCGCGGTCAAAACAACGTGCAAGGCGCATCCGACGTCGGCCTGATCCCGATGGTTTTTACCGACTATCAGTCGGTTACGGATCCGGCCGTGCGCGCCAGCTTCGAGCGAGCGTGGGGCGTGCCGCTCGATCCCAATCCCGGCCTGACCGTGGTCGAGATCATGAGCGCCGCGCAAGCCGGCACCATTCGCGGGATGCTGATGATGGGCGAGAACCCATTTCTCAGCGATCCGAACACCAACAAGGTGCGCAAGGCGCTCGCGGCGCTCGACTTCCTCGCGGTGCAGGACATCTTCCTCACCGAGACCGCGGAGTTCGCCGACGTCATCCTCCCGGCGACTAGCTTCGCCGAGAAGGAGGGCACCTACACCAATACCGATCGCCGTGTGCAGCTCGGCCGCAAGGCCGTCGAGCCACCGGGACAAGCGCGCACCGATTGGCAAATCCTTTGCGACATCGCTACGCGCATGGGCTACCCGATGCGCTATCAGAACGCCGAGGAGATCTTTCGCGAGATGACCTCACTCACGCCCAGCTACGCCGGCCTGAGTTACGAACGACTTGGGTCCATCGGCATGCTCTGGCCCTGCCCGTCGCCCACCGAACCGGGCACCGCGGTACTCTTCACCGAGCAGTTCCCCCGCGGCAAGGGTAAGTTCGTTCCCGCCGAGTTCGCGCCGGCGAAGGAGCTGCCGGATGACAAGTACCCCTACGTCCTCAACACCGGCCGCCTCCTCGAACATTGGCACACGGGCACGATGACGCGTCGCTCGAAGGCGCTCGATGCGCTGGAGCCGGAAGCGTACGCCGAGCTGCACCCCGAGGACCTGCGCAGCCTCGGCCTCGACGAGCACGATCTCGCCCGCATCAGCTCGCGCCGCGGCGCGATCACCATCAAGGTGCACGCGGGCGAACGGACGGCACAGGGAAGTGTCTTCATTCCCTTCCATTTCCGCGAAGCCGCGGCCAACGTGCTCACCATCGATGCCCTCGATCCGTTCGGCAAGATCCCGGAGTTCAAGTTCTGCGCCGTGCGCATCGAGCGAGCGCGGTGA
- a CDS encoding D-2-hydroxyacid dehydrogenase produces the protein MKVVAYFQLNEVRWAIPESELADLRNQFPAMRLVSLEDDARLADELVDADAFAGWHFPPQHFGAVKRLRWIHSASAGIEANLFPELIRSDVVLTNSAGLHVVSIPEHVLATMLVLARNFPIAFRMQQEKRWERFEIIAGNGGIRELAGSKLAILGVGAIGRSLTNKATALGMHVRVLRRNPDRGVPGAEQVVGHEQLHELLRWADFVVLAVPLTSETRHLIGTAELQAMRSDAFLINIARGEVVDEAALIASLRAGAIAGAGLDVFATEPLPPESSLWDLPNVVLTPHVSGYTPDYFGKMLAIFRDNLCRFIAGERMRNVVDKRLGYVADSE, from the coding sequence ATGAAGGTTGTGGCATATTTCCAATTGAACGAGGTGCGCTGGGCAATCCCGGAGTCCGAGCTTGCGGACTTGCGGAACCAATTTCCGGCGATGCGGTTGGTGTCGCTTGAGGATGACGCACGCTTGGCCGACGAATTGGTTGATGCCGATGCGTTCGCCGGCTGGCACTTCCCGCCGCAACATTTCGGGGCGGTGAAGCGACTGCGATGGATTCATTCGGCGTCAGCCGGAATCGAAGCGAATCTGTTTCCCGAGCTGATCCGCAGTGACGTAGTGCTCACCAACTCCGCCGGCCTGCACGTGGTGTCGATTCCCGAGCATGTGCTGGCCACGATGCTGGTCCTAGCACGCAACTTTCCGATCGCGTTTCGGATGCAACAGGAGAAGCGCTGGGAACGATTCGAGATCATCGCCGGCAATGGTGGCATCCGCGAATTGGCCGGATCAAAGCTGGCCATCCTCGGTGTCGGCGCGATCGGGCGGTCACTGACGAACAAAGCAACGGCGCTCGGCATGCACGTGCGCGTGCTGCGCCGCAACCCCGACCGTGGTGTGCCGGGTGCCGAACAAGTGGTCGGACACGAACAGCTTCACGAGCTGTTGCGGTGGGCGGATTTCGTCGTCCTGGCGGTACCGCTCACGAGTGAAACGCGCCACCTCATCGGCACCGCCGAACTGCAGGCCATGCGCTCGGATGCGTTTCTGATCAACATCGCACGCGGCGAGGTGGTCGACGAAGCCGCGTTGATCGCGAGTCTGCGCGCCGGCGCGATTGCCGGTGCGGGTCTCGACGTATTCGCCACCGAACCGTTGCCGCCCGAGAGTTCGCTGTGGGACCTACCGAACGTGGTGCTGACGCCGCACGTGTCGGGTTACACGCCGGACTATTTTGGCAAGATGCTGGCGATCTTCCGCGACAACCTGTGCCGCTTCATCGCCGGCGAACGGATGCGCAACGTGGTCGACAAACGGTTAGGCTATGTGGCCGACAGCGAGTGA
- a CDS encoding HlyC/CorC family transporter, whose protein sequence is MNFNALWGELLAIVVLVLVSGFFSASEIAFVAVRRSRIPQLVAEGRRGAAALATLKENPPHFLATAQIGVTVAGAMASVVAGAGTVAFIEPVLRAIAPTWLLPWVDPIALSGTVLFMSYFTLVLGELAPKSIALNRAEQLACFAAPVIRGFAWLCAPAVAVLTRSTGAITRLLGAGHIDDPFVSEDEVKHMVHEGTEAGIFDEAERKLIHSIFEFTDTSVREVMTSRSEIHAVNSDIPPAALAKDLIETGFSRVPVYHGDLDHIVGTVHIKDLFRALERAPSPKLVEVMHPAYFVPDSMQISDLLRELQARRLHLAIVLNEFGTVIGLVTIEDLLEEIVGEIRDEFDVDEELDIQELPDGSLLVRGTVTLSDLHDKYGLPVEETQDYSTLAGFVLARLKRIAKGGEAIMHDGHKMTVVALDGRRISKVRIERPRKAELAAV, encoded by the coding sequence ATGAACTTCAACGCGTTGTGGGGCGAGCTGCTGGCGATCGTGGTCTTGGTGCTGGTGAGTGGCTTCTTCTCCGCCTCCGAGATCGCGTTCGTCGCGGTGCGGCGCAGTCGCATTCCGCAGTTAGTCGCCGAAGGTCGCCGCGGCGCCGCGGCGCTCGCCACGCTCAAAGAAAATCCACCACACTTTCTCGCCACCGCACAAATCGGCGTGACGGTAGCCGGGGCGATGGCCTCGGTGGTCGCGGGTGCCGGTACCGTCGCCTTCATCGAGCCGGTGCTGCGGGCGATCGCGCCGACTTGGTTGTTGCCGTGGGTCGATCCCATCGCCTTGAGCGGCACGGTGCTGTTCATGTCCTACTTCACGCTCGTGCTCGGCGAGCTCGCGCCTAAGTCCATCGCGCTCAACCGCGCCGAGCAGTTGGCGTGCTTCGCCGCACCCGTGATCCGCGGCTTTGCCTGGCTCTGCGCGCCGGCCGTCGCCGTGCTGACGCGATCGACTGGCGCCATCACTCGGCTGCTAGGCGCCGGCCACATCGATGATCCCTTTGTCTCCGAAGACGAGGTCAAGCACATGGTGCACGAAGGCACGGAGGCGGGCATCTTCGATGAAGCCGAACGCAAGCTCATCCACAGCATCTTCGAGTTCACCGACACCTCGGTGCGCGAAGTGATGACGTCGCGCTCGGAGATCCATGCGGTCAACAGCGACATTCCGCCCGCGGCGCTCGCCAAGGATCTGATCGAAACCGGCTTCTCGCGCGTGCCGGTGTATCACGGTGATCTCGATCACATCGTCGGCACGGTCCACATCAAGGATCTCTTCCGCGCCCTCGAGCGCGCGCCGTCGCCCAAGCTGGTCGAGGTGATGCATCCCGCCTATTTCGTCCCCGACTCGATGCAGATCAGCGATCTGTTGCGCGAGTTGCAAGCGCGCCGGCTCCACCTCGCGATCGTCCTCAACGAATTCGGCACCGTCATCGGCTTGGTGACCATCGAAGATTTGTTGGAAGAGATCGTCGGCGAGATTCGCGACGAGTTTGACGTCGACGAAGAACTCGACATCCAGGAATTGCCCGACGGTTCGTTATTGGTACGCGGCACCGTGACGCTGAGCGATCTGCACGACAAGTACGGCCTGCCGGTCGAGGAAACGCAGGACTACAGCACGCTCGCCGGCTTCGTGCTCGCGCGTCTTAAGCGCATCGCCAAAGGTGGTGAAGCGATCATGCACGACGGCCACAAGATGACTGTGGTCGCGCTCGATGGCCGACGCATCAGCAAGGTGCGCATCGAGCGCCCGCGCAAGGCCGAGTTGGCCGCCGTTTGA